Within Raineyella sp. W15-4, the genomic segment CTCATCCCGACCCGACGCAGGTCGTCCTCGTTGTCGTTCTCGAAGTGGAGGGTCGTGACGTCGTAGAGGATCAGGCCACCGGTGCCCTTGACGGCAGCCGAGTAGGCGGCGCAAGCGCGCGCCAGGCGGTCGCGGTAGTCGCGTTCCTTGACCCGGCGCAGGCACCGGTAGAGCGTGTTCAACGCCGGCGCCGCGACACCGATGTCGTCCAACACGCGCAGCGTGTCGCGTTTCGAGGTCGGCTCGATGATCCGCGCGCACACCAACGCCCGGAACGTGTCGTCCGCCAAGGCCTCGAACCCGAGCCGGCCATAGGCCTCGACCAGTAGATCCCACAACAGCAGTGAGGCCGTCCCCGAGACCCGCCCGCCGGCGGCCGTCTGGCGGGGCCGCCCACCGGTCGGTTCGACCGACAGCGTGTCGGCGGGACGGGTCCAGTCGGCAACATCGCCCAGCCGCGCCCCAGCCTGTTCGACCGGCCCCAGGTCCAGCATGTCCTGACCATCGGGGACCAGCCGTTCGCGGGCCGCGGCCATCAACAACCCCAACTCGGCGTCGGTATGCGCCGAACCGACGTGATCGACCGCGACGACCTGGCGGCCCTCACGCGTGACGATCTGAACCGCGACGGCTCCCGACGCGGTCCGGACCTTCCGTACGAACCGGGACCCCACCCGGGCAGACTACCGGCCCCCAAGGAGTTCTTAGTAACCCCTTTCACCACCCCGGACGGGAGAATCACCTAGCCAGACAAGCATTCACTGCCGAATCGACACGAGATGAGTGAACTCGGGCCGGGGATCAGGGCGAGCGGCCACACCCGATGGCCGCCGCCGATGACGAGGACGGCTGCGATGATCGTGATGGAGTAGGCCAACCCGTGCACGGGGCCCAGCACGTGCGAGACCTCCGGCCGATGCACGGTGGCGAGGTTCGCGAGCATCAGCAAGAGCGTGACAAGCTCCACCGTGCCGAGATCTGCAGGATGCGACGCGGACTCAAGCCCGAGTTGGTTCACGTAGCCGGATTTTCGAGGGCGAGATGGCTTTGACTAGGGGCGTTGATTCTCGGGGTGTGCACTAAGAAGTGTGGTCGGTAGCCTGTCACGGTGGGGTCGTTCGTGCGGAAGGTCAAGACTGGCTCGGGAGCGACGGCGGTCCAGATCGTGCACAAGCGTGGCAAGCAGCGTCTCGGGATCGATCACATCGGCTCCGCGCACGACGAGGCCGAACTGGAGTTGCTGCTGCAGGTCGCGCGTGAACGACTCGCCGCCGACCAAGACGAGCTCGACCTCGCGTGGGAGCCTGCTGGCCGCCCGCCGGGCCAAGCGGTGGTCGAATCGACCGCCTCCGCAGTGTTGTGGGACGCCCTGTCGGGTGTCTATGACGGGCTGGGGTTCGACGTGCTGGGCGATGAGTGCTTCCGCCAGCTGGTGTCAGCCAGGGTCGTGGAACCGACCTCGAAACTGGATTCCATCCGCGTGCTGGAGGGACTCGGCGTGGCGGCGCCCTCGTTGAGCACGATCAAACGGACGTTGCCCCGGATCAACGACCGCGACTACCGCGGCCAGCTCGCCCACGCCTGCTGGAATCACGTCAGCGCCCGCGGCGCGGTCGCATTGATCATGTACGACGTCACCACGCTCTACTTCGAGGCTGAGAACGAGGACACGCTGCGGAAGGTCGGCATGTCGAAGGAGCGCCGCGTCGATCCGCAGATCACCGTCGGGCTGTTGGTCGACCCGTCCGGCTTCCCCCTCGATCTGCACGTGTTCGAGGGGAACAAAGCCGAGACGACCACCCTGCTGCCCGTGATCGAGGCATTCCAAGCCCGCCACCAGGTGACCGACTTGGTCGTGGTGGCCGACGCGGGCATGTTGTCGGCGGCGAACCTGAACGCGCTGGAGGACGCCGGGTTCCGCTTCATCGTCGCCGCCCGGCAATCGAAGGCTCCCGCGGAGTTGGAGTCCCATTTCGAGGCCCACGGCAACTACCTGCCAGACGGCGAAACCTTTGAGGTCACCCGCCCGATGGGCATCGGGAAGGACCGCCGCGACCGGCGGGTCGTCTGGCACTACCTCGCCACCAGGGCCCGGCGTGACCAGCAGACGCTGAACAAGCAGATCGAGCGCGCCGAGAAGATCGCCACCGGCAAAGCACCCATCGGAAAACACCGCTTCATCAAGCTCGAGGGCGCCACCAAGGGCGTGGACTGGGCCCTGGTCGAACGCGCCCGCGCCGCTGCCGGGTTCAAAGGCTACGTCACCAACATCGAACCTTCGTGCTGGACGGGCCGGCCGTCGTGGCGGCCTACCGGGACCTGTGGCAGGTCGAGGCGTCGTTCCGGATGGCCAAGAGCGACCTGGCCGCCCGACCGATCTTCCACCGCACCCGCGACTCGATCGAGGCCCACCTCACCGTCGTGTTCGCCGCCCTCGCCGTCGGGCGCACGATCCAGGCCCGCACCGGACTGTCGATCAAGAAGTTCCTGCTGACCCTGCGGCCATTGCAGTCAGCAGTGATCAACACCGGCACCCAGACCATCACTGTCCCGCCGGCCATCCCGGTCGAGGCCCAGGCGATCCTCGACCTTCTCACCGGCGAGGGTGTGCACTAATTTGAGCCAACTCGGGTCGGGCGTGGCAAGGGCGAGCCGTGCGGAGGGCGGGAACATGCGCGCGGCGACAGCGACCGGACCGATGGCGAGGATCGCCGCGAGACATGCACCGACAGCAGGAAGGCGTTCACTCCCTCATCGTCGCGACCTGGGGCAAGCTCACACAATGGCGATCCAGCCATACTTCGCCTGTATCAGGCCATCGGGATGTGGTGTACGCTTCCGCTGTGTACTGCGTGGTGGTGCTGGCTCTTCCCGATGCGATTGCCTTCGATATGGCCATGCCGATCGAGGCGTTTGGCCGCGTACGCCTCCCGGACGGACGGCCGGGGTACCGCGTGCTCGTCGCGGGCCCGGAGACCTCGGTGCAGGCGGGTCCGCTGGAACTGCGGGTCGAGGAGGGCTTGGAGGCGCTGGAGTGGGCCGACCTCGTCGTGGTGCCGGGCCGCAACGATCCGCTGCAGCCGTCGCCTCCGGAGGTCCTGGCGGCCCTCCGTGCCGCGTACGACCGTGGGACGCGGATCGCGTCGATCTGTGTGGGGGCGTTCACGCTCGCCGAGGCGGGCCTCCTCGACGGCCGGAAGGCGACGACGCACTGGCTGACCGCAGACGAGTTCACCAGCCGGTATCCGGCGGTCCGGTTGGACCTCGATCAGCTCTACACCGACAACGGGAGCATCCTCACCTCCGCCGGTGCGGCCTCCGGGCTCGACCTGTGCCTGTACCTGGTGCAGCGGGACTACGGGATGGCCGTCGCCGCGGATGCCGCCCGCCTCGCGGTCGCGCCGCTGCACCGGTCCGGCGGGCAGGCGCAGTACATCCTCCGGAACCGCCCGACCTATCGGACGGCGACCCTCGAACCGGTCCTCGCCTGGATCGAGGCGCACGCGCACCGGGCCCTCACCCTCGCCGACATCGCGGCTGCGGCGGACACCAGTGTGCGGACGCTGGCCCGTCGGTTCAAGGACGAGACCGGGCAGAGCCCCATGCAGTGGGTGTCGGGGGTGCGCATTCGACACGCCCAGGAGCTGCTCGAGACGACCGACCACACGGTGGATCGGATCGCCGCCCAGACCGGGTTCTCCACCACGAGCAACTTCCGTGCCCAGTTCGCCCAAACCCTCGGCGTCACCCCCGGCGCGTACCGGAAGGCGTTCCGTCCCCGGCCGGCGGGCGGGTGAGGCGGGACGACCCGGCGCCGAGCCCGGTGAGCGCGACCGGGCGCTGGGCCGGGGTTGCGGTGGGGTTGTGAACTCTCCCGGAATCGCGCGCGTACGCAGCGACCAGAGGGGCCCACGACCTCGAGCCTCGTCCCGAGGCGTCCCACCGCGCCCCTGGTCTCAGGCCTTCGAGTGGATGGTGACGACGTAGCCGTCGGGGTCACGGAAGGCGAACTGGGTCCCGAAGGGACCCTCGAACGGCTCCTGGACGATCGGCACACCCGCCTCGACCAGCCGCGCGTGCAAGCCGTCGGCGTCGGCATTGTGGAACCAGACGCCTATGCCTGCGCCGAGCTGGCCGACGGCGTCGAGGTCCACGCCCGGGAACGGGTCGCGCACCGCGAACGAGACGTCGCCGGCGGAGAACACGGCCGCGGCCGGGTTCGGTACCGGGAGCCGGATCAGCCCGACCGTCTCCTCGTAGAACGTCGCGGACGCCTCGCGGTCGCGTACCTGGAACGACACGAAATCGGGGCCACTGGTTGTCATGAGCTTCCTCCACTTCCTCGGATCACTTGTTCCTGGATCACTTGTGTCAATACTCTGACACTTAGGAGAGTGTGTCAAACTGTTGACATGGAAGAGGTGGGTGGCCGCACCGTGCCGGAGGAACTGGGCGTGCTGATCAAGGAGACGCAGGCCGTGTTGCACCAGCGGATGGACGAGGTGCTGCGTCCGCTCGCGCTGAGTGTGCCGCAGTACGCGTGCCTGCAGGCCCTGCAGGACACCCCGGGCATCACCGGCTCCGACCTCGCCCGGCGCGCGTTCGTCTCCCGTCAGTCGATGAACGTCCTGATCCAGGGCCTCGAGAAGCGTGGTCTGGTCGAGCGGTCCGACGCCCCCGGTCCGCGCCGGGAACGCGCCACGATCCTCACGCCCGCAGCCGTTGCGCTGCTGGTGCAGGCACGTGTCGAGGTCGCTGGTGTGGTCGGGACGATGACCGACCGGCTTGACGGGGCCGACCGCGATCGGCTCCGTGCACTGCTCGCCAGCTGCCGCGACGCGCTGCTGGGATCGTGACGCGGACTCTCCCGGCGCTCTGCCGGACCCCCACGGCGCCGGGCGGGGGGTGCGCTCAGTCCCGCTCGCCGCCCACCTCGACGGCCACCGGCTCGACATGGGCCGCCGTCCCGATCACCCGGACATGCTTGCCGCGGGCGAGCGAGGCCAGCGCCCCGACGAAGCTCATCACGGCGGCCGCCAGGAACACGATCACCAGGCCGGACTGGAACGGCGCCGAGATGAGCTGCGGGAAGAACTGCTGCCCGGTCAGGACACCGACATCCGCGGCCGGAAGCTTGTCCAGCACCCCGGTCGGCTCGAGCATCGACCGGATCGGGTTGTAGCCCAGGAAGGCGGCGAACAGGCTGCCGGTGGGAGGCAGGTTCGCGATCCGGGTGGCGACCCCGGCGGGGACATTGTGGGCGGTGAGGCCCGCGTAGAGCGCGGTCGGCAGGGTCCCGGCCAGGCCGGCGATCATCAGGGAGAAGAAGACACCGATCGACAGCGAACTGCCGGCGTTCGTGAACGTGCTCGACATGCCCGACGCGATGCCACGTTCGGAGGCACGTACGCTGCTCATCACGGTGGACCGGTTGGGCGCCGCGAACATGCCCGAACCGACCCCGTTGAGGAAGCACACCACGGCGAAGAGCCAGTAGGGGAAGTTCACCGGGATCATCAGGAACCCGAGGAAGGTGACGCCGACCAGGGTCAGACCCAACGGGGCGAAGATCCGCGACCCCAGCCGGTCGGAGATCATCCCCGACAACGGTCCGGCGATGATGAACCCGACCGTCAGCGGCAGCATGTAGATGCCCGCCCACAGCGGGGTGTCCTCGTACGCGTAACCGTGCAGCGGCAGCCAGATGCCCTGCAGCCAGATGATCAGCATGAACTGGAGGCCGCCCCGCGCCACCGCCGACAGGAAGGCCGAGAGGTTGCCGAAGGCGAACACCCGGATCCGGAACAACCGTACGTCCACCATCGGGTTGGGGATCCTGCTCTCGTACCAGACGAAGGCCACGAGGATGGCGAGGCCACCGACGATGCCGGCGATCACCCAGGGGTTGCCCCAGCCGTCCATCCGGTCGCCGTACGGCTGGATGCCGTAGGTGATGCCGATCAGCAGCGCGGTCAGACCGCCGGCGAAGAGGAGATTGCCGATCGCGTCGAGCGACTCCTTGCCCGCCGCGAGGCGGGCTCGCTCACCCGTCTCCCGGAGCGAGAGGTAGGCCCACACCGTGCCGATGATGCCGACCGGGACCGAGACCAGGAACACCCAGCGCCAGTGCAGGGCCGCCATCAGGCCGCCGAGCACCAGCCCGACGAAGGTGCCGGCGAGGCCGGCCACCTGGTTGATGCCCATCGCGGTCCCGCGCTTTCCGGCCGGGAAGGCGTCGGTGATGATCGCGGTCGAGTTGGCGAAGATCATCGACCCGCCGACGGCCTGGACGAGCCGCCACAGGATCAGCCAGACCGCGCCGGCGCCGCCGACGTACGGGTCGACCGACAGGGCGATCGCGGCGAGGGTGAAGACGAGGAAGCCGAGGTTGTAGACGCGCACCCGTCCGTACAGGTCGCCGAGCCGCCCGAAGGTGGTCACCAGGACGGCGGTCACCAGCAGGTACCCCATCAGCATCCACAGCAGATAGCTCACGT encodes:
- a CDS encoding MFS transporter, whose product is MSPTTRIHALHPERYKWVALSNTTLGALMASINGSIVMIAMPAIFNGIRLDPLQAGNVSYLLWMLMGYLLVTAVLVTTFGRLGDLYGRVRVYNLGFLVFTLAAIALSVDPYVGGAGAVWLILWRLVQAVGGSMIFANSTAIITDAFPAGKRGTAMGINQVAGLAGTFVGLVLGGLMAALHWRWVFLVSVPVGIIGTVWAYLSLRETGERARLAAGKESLDAIGNLLFAGGLTALLIGITYGIQPYGDRMDGWGNPWVIAGIVGGLAILVAFVWYESRIPNPMVDVRLFRIRVFAFGNLSAFLSAVARGGLQFMLIIWLQGIWLPLHGYAYEDTPLWAGIYMLPLTVGFIIAGPLSGMISDRLGSRIFAPLGLTLVGVTFLGFLMIPVNFPYWLFAVVCFLNGVGSGMFAAPNRSTVMSSVRASERGIASGMSSTFTNAGSSLSIGVFFSLMIAGLAGTLPTALYAGLTAHNVPAGVATRIANLPPTGSLFAAFLGYNPIRSMLEPTGVLDKLPAADVGVLTGQQFFPQLISAPFQSGLVIVFLAAAVMSFVGALASLARGKHVRVIGTAAHVEPVAVEVGGERD
- a CDS encoding MarR family winged helix-turn-helix transcriptional regulator, which translates into the protein MEEVGGRTVPEELGVLIKETQAVLHQRMDEVLRPLALSVPQYACLQALQDTPGITGSDLARRAFVSRQSMNVLIQGLEKRGLVERSDAPGPRRERATILTPAAVALLVQARVEVAGVVGTMTDRLDGADRDRLRALLASCRDALLGS
- a CDS encoding GlxA family transcriptional regulator; the encoded protein is MYCVVVLALPDAIAFDMAMPIEAFGRVRLPDGRPGYRVLVAGPETSVQAGPLELRVEEGLEALEWADLVVVPGRNDPLQPSPPEVLAALRAAYDRGTRIASICVGAFTLAEAGLLDGRKATTHWLTADEFTSRYPAVRLDLDQLYTDNGSILTSAGAASGLDLCLYLVQRDYGMAVAADAARLAVAPLHRSGGQAQYILRNRPTYRTATLEPVLAWIEAHAHRALTLADIAAAADTSVRTLARRFKDETGQSPMQWVSGVRIRHAQELLETTDHTVDRIAAQTGFSTTSNFRAQFAQTLGVTPGAYRKAFRPRPAGG
- a CDS encoding VOC family protein; protein product: MTTSGPDFVSFQVRDREASATFYEETVGLIRLPVPNPAAAVFSAGDVSFAVRDPFPGVDLDAVGQLGAGIGVWFHNADADGLHARLVEAGVPIVQEPFEGPFGTQFAFRDPDGYVVTIHSKA